A region from the Desulfomarina profundi genome encodes:
- a CDS encoding metallophosphoesterase family protein yields the protein MKILIVSDTVVESLLETGDTNPVRDRIDLILSCGDLPPEYLSSLTFTFNVPLMYILGNHDLRYTTSPPTGCRNIDRRLVTFNTLKIIGFSGSRWYNGGANQYTEKEMKRFVNRMRFTLWQKGAPDIVLTHAPPRHVNDEDDPCHKGFTYYNAFIEKYKPAFFLHGHIHKFFTDDSERISIVNTTRVINCYGYYILEI from the coding sequence TTGAAAATCCTCATTGTCTCAGATACCGTTGTCGAATCCCTCCTCGAAACAGGAGATACCAATCCTGTCAGGGACAGAATTGATCTCATTCTTTCATGCGGAGACCTGCCGCCGGAATATTTAAGCTCATTGACATTTACATTTAATGTCCCCCTTATGTATATCCTCGGCAACCATGATCTCCGTTACACGACTTCTCCGCCAACGGGGTGCCGGAATATTGACAGAAGACTGGTAACTTTTAATACCTTGAAAATTATAGGTTTTTCCGGATCCAGATGGTATAACGGTGGGGCCAATCAATACACGGAAAAAGAGATGAAACGATTTGTGAACAGAATGCGATTCACGCTCTGGCAGAAAGGTGCGCCGGACATTGTTCTGACTCATGCACCACCTCGACATGTCAATGACGAGGACGATCCTTGCCATAAGGGATTTACTTACTACAATGCGTTTATAGAGAAATATAAACCGGCATTTTTTCTTCATGGCCATATCCATAAATTTTTTACTGATGATTCCGAGAGAATTTCAATTGTCAATACAACCCGGGTAATTAACTGTTATGGCTACTATATTCTCGAAATTTAA
- a CDS encoding PEP-CTERM sorting domain-containing protein — MRKRFSIILLLVLTAITLAASTTVYAASMATYEFTLTGIEIVSYTVYNGASGSSPVDNDLYSGARLFKTWDNQQWQYTDQYASYQQSSNRDFISWTLGGDKIVDLQLWGYGGRGNNWGERYKVQDWVSASSTDPNWHPYIDSWPSSWGPTPANNNGDLQDWWASDDAEWDYDYNHGFGFYETSYPEFTFSLTLDMDDPAFYGNSSPWYDDREGQMVFWFGAWTMDIDGNFTGFYEGNVILQGELANTVPEPASLLLFGMGLVTVLAGTRCRRK; from the coding sequence ATGAGAAAGAGATTCAGTATCATACTCTTACTGGTTTTGACAGCCATAACTCTTGCAGCTTCCACAACCGTATATGCGGCATCAATGGCCACATATGAATTCACGCTCACAGGCATAGAAATAGTGAGTTATACTGTTTACAACGGTGCATCCGGATCGAGTCCCGTTGATAATGACTTGTATTCAGGTGCCCGGTTATTTAAAACCTGGGACAACCAACAATGGCAATACACTGACCAATACGCCAGTTACCAACAGTCAAGCAACAGAGATTTTATAAGCTGGACACTCGGAGGAGATAAAATCGTTGACCTCCAACTCTGGGGATATGGTGGTCGTGGGAATAACTGGGGCGAAAGATATAAGGTTCAGGACTGGGTTTCAGCTTCTTCGACAGACCCGAACTGGCATCCATATATTGATTCGTGGCCCTCTTCATGGGGCCCCACTCCGGCCAATAACAACGGAGATCTCCAGGACTGGTGGGCATCCGATGATGCTGAATGGGATTATGATTACAACCACGGATTTGGTTTCTATGAAACCAGTTATCCGGAATTCACGTTCAGCCTCACCCTGGATATGGATGATCCTGCATTTTATGGCAACAGTTCCCCCTGGTATGATGACCGGGAGGGACAGATGGTATTCTGGTTTGGCGCTTGGACTATGGATATTGACGGTAACTTTACAGGCTTTTATGAAGGAAACGTCATTCTCCAGGGTGAACTGGCCAATACCGTTCCCGAACCCGCATCACTCCTCCTTTTCGGTATGGGTCTTGTTACCGTTTTGGCCGGCACCAGGTGCCGGAGAAAGTAA
- the glgX gene encoding glycogen debranching protein GlgX, with protein MSSVITTLKTDTGFPLPQGVTHLREGINFAVFSRHATAVSLVIDYFSEKNSTPVRKEYVLEPEKNRTGDLWHILILGDLPEFNYGFRMDGPCDKKNSGTFYDNNLILIDPCSRILLPRQWGEPSRYGQIPCCRGVNHEFDWLDDKPPGTPLSETIIYELHVRGFTRNRNSGVSSPGSFKGIVEKIPYLKDLGITAVELMPITEFDENDIFFVNPDTGEKLKNFWGYSPVSFFALNSSFSSEPAGALTEFKEMVRALHKAGIEVYLDMVFNHTGEGGYNGTTSSFRGIDNPIFYLLDEEHEYLNFSGCGNTMNCNHPVVRDLIRESLRYWVTEMHVDGFRFDLASILGRDREGHVLVNPPIIEAIAEDPVLRDTKIIAEAWDAAGLYQVGSFSTDSRWAEWNGRFRDDIRYFMTGAPDSITRLATRIAGSSDLYQQDGRGPLCSINFITSHDGFTLYDLVSYNEKHNHANGENNRDGENHNISWNSGCEGETDNQDIIELRFRRMKSFIVLLFLSQGVPMMTGGDEFARTQKGNNNSWCQDNATSWLDWSLLETHRDFYRFVKKCIQLRKSSTLFRQEQFFSPEDQSIHEQEQARISWQYLLPGQQNWSHDCHGLAFMLSGQEPDGRPTAFFIMLNGHRTNNLRFTLPVIPFGKDSWHLLIDSSAPPPYDFPDDSQAITSDTFKVPSFGTVVLKAD; from the coding sequence ATGTCCAGTGTAATCACCACCCTGAAAACAGATACAGGTTTTCCTCTTCCACAGGGAGTGACCCACCTCAGGGAAGGGATAAATTTTGCTGTTTTTTCACGTCACGCCACCGCTGTTTCCCTGGTCATTGATTATTTTTCAGAAAAAAATTCCACTCCTGTCAGAAAAGAATATGTGCTGGAACCTGAAAAAAACCGTACCGGAGATCTCTGGCATATTCTTATTCTTGGAGACCTTCCTGAGTTTAATTATGGTTTCAGAATGGATGGCCCCTGTGATAAAAAAAACAGCGGAACGTTCTACGACAACAATCTGATCCTTATTGATCCCTGCAGTCGAATCCTGCTTCCACGACAATGGGGAGAGCCATCCCGTTACGGGCAAATCCCATGCTGCAGAGGTGTTAACCACGAATTTGACTGGCTTGATGACAAACCGCCGGGAACTCCACTTTCAGAAACTATCATTTATGAGCTTCATGTGCGGGGATTTACACGAAACCGTAACTCCGGAGTTTCATCTCCCGGATCATTCAAAGGTATAGTTGAAAAAATCCCCTATCTGAAGGATCTCGGTATTACCGCTGTGGAACTGATGCCGATCACGGAATTTGATGAAAATGATATTTTTTTTGTCAACCCGGATACAGGAGAAAAACTGAAAAACTTCTGGGGGTACAGCCCCGTTTCCTTTTTTGCCCTCAACAGTAGTTTCAGCTCGGAGCCCGCCGGAGCCCTGACAGAGTTCAAGGAAATGGTGCGGGCTCTGCACAAAGCAGGAATCGAGGTATACCTTGATATGGTCTTCAACCATACAGGAGAAGGGGGATATAACGGCACAACCAGCAGTTTCAGAGGAATTGACAACCCGATCTTCTATCTGCTGGACGAAGAACATGAATATCTCAACTTCTCCGGGTGTGGCAATACCATGAACTGCAACCATCCGGTAGTCCGTGACCTTATCCGCGAATCTCTCAGATACTGGGTGACTGAAATGCATGTTGACGGTTTCCGTTTTGATCTTGCCTCCATTCTGGGCAGGGACAGGGAAGGACACGTCCTGGTCAATCCTCCGATTATCGAGGCCATCGCTGAAGACCCGGTTCTCCGGGATACAAAAATCATTGCTGAAGCCTGGGACGCGGCCGGACTTTACCAGGTTGGCTCTTTTTCGACCGACTCACGGTGGGCGGAGTGGAACGGCAGGTTCAGAGATGATATACGGTATTTCATGACCGGAGCACCGGACAGCATCACCCGCCTGGCAACCCGGATCGCCGGTAGCTCTGATCTTTACCAACAGGACGGCAGAGGCCCCCTGTGCTCCATCAATTTCATCACCAGCCATGATGGTTTCACCCTGTATGATCTTGTCAGCTACAATGAAAAACATAACCACGCCAACGGAGAGAACAACCGGGACGGGGAGAACCATAACATCAGCTGGAACAGCGGTTGTGAAGGAGAAACCGACAATCAGGATATCATTGAACTGCGCTTTCGCCGCATGAAAAGTTTTATCGTTCTTCTCTTTCTCTCCCAGGGGGTACCGATGATGACCGGAGGGGATGAATTTGCGCGAACCCAGAAAGGCAATAACAACAGCTGGTGCCAGGATAATGCAACCAGCTGGCTGGACTGGTCCCTTCTCGAAACCCACAGGGACTTTTACCGATTTGTAAAAAAATGCATCCAGTTGAGAAAAAGTTCCACACTTTTCAGACAGGAACAATTTTTCAGTCCGGAAGACCAGAGTATTCATGAGCAGGAGCAAGCGCGGATTTCATGGCAATACCTGCTTCCCGGGCAACAGAACTGGAGCCACGACTGCCATGGTCTGGCCTTTATGCTCTCCGGACAGGAGCCGGACGGCAGGCCGACCGCCTTTTTTATAATGCTGAACGGCCATAGAACAAACAATTTGAGATTCACTCTCCCCGTAATACCGTTTGGAAAAGATTCCTGGCATCTTCTCATTGACAGTTCAGCCCCACCACCATATGATTTTCCCGACGACTCTCAAGCAATCACTTCCGACACTTTCAAGGTCCCATCATTTGGAACTGTTGTCCTTAAAGCCGACTGA
- a CDS encoding Lcl C-terminal domain-containing protein, whose translation MGIFHKVKVGEKIISPIDWEMSPNLSFGTYESWGGRERVRNNNERVYYFFVDNWGEEPKLCLMERGVKHARILADITVPVEIVKNCVENQGRSAIFEKSYAIDEPIKKWLIENVLDGGDSDLVVPRIEPEERAENMGPPLPHFNDNRFSGESIKLPAEPAIINDDEIEGCIKRWNFFDAKLNPTGKFENVLVDGGQPETVIDLKTSLMWQRGGLDIASIRTMQLNIAELNRQGFAGFDDWRQPTMEEALSLMEPERNEKGIYLHPAFSREQPFIFVAAKRKPGGYWFVDYKQGRAFWSSGTIPGGFGRLVRTFAPE comes from the coding sequence ATGGGAATATTTCATAAGGTAAAAGTCGGGGAAAAGATTATCAGTCCGATAGACTGGGAGATGAGTCCCAATCTGAGTTTTGGAACATACGAATCGTGGGGAGGAAGGGAAAGAGTCAGAAATAACAATGAACGGGTGTATTATTTCTTTGTTGATAACTGGGGTGAGGAACCGAAACTTTGCCTCATGGAGCGGGGCGTAAAGCATGCCCGGATTCTGGCTGATATAACTGTTCCGGTGGAAATTGTAAAAAACTGTGTTGAAAATCAGGGACGTTCAGCGATTTTTGAAAAAAGTTATGCCATAGATGAGCCGATTAAAAAGTGGCTGATTGAAAATGTTCTGGATGGAGGTGATTCGGATCTGGTTGTTCCCCGGATCGAGCCGGAGGAACGTGCGGAGAATATGGGTCCACCTCTGCCACATTTTAACGACAACCGATTTTCCGGGGAGAGCATCAAGCTACCGGCAGAACCGGCGATTATTAATGATGATGAAATTGAAGGTTGCATAAAAAGGTGGAATTTTTTTGATGCTAAGCTTAATCCGACCGGAAAATTTGAGAATGTCCTGGTGGATGGAGGTCAACCGGAAACAGTTATTGATCTGAAAACGTCACTGATGTGGCAGAGAGGAGGGTTGGATATCGCTTCCATCAGGACAATGCAGCTGAATATTGCCGAATTGAACCGGCAGGGCTTTGCCGGTTTTGATGACTGGCGGCAGCCTACCATGGAAGAGGCTCTGTCACTTATGGAACCCGAGAGGAACGAAAAAGGGATTTACCTGCATCCGGCTTTTTCCCGGGAGCAGCCCTTTATTTTTGTTGCGGCTAAACGTAAACCGGGGGGGTACTGGTTTGTGGATTATAAACAAGGGCGCGCTTTCTGGTCCTCCGGTACCATTCCCGGAGGTTTTGGCAGACTGGTGAGAACGTTTGCGCCAGAATAA
- a CDS encoding substrate-binding periplasmic protein: MFKKRIRYSVLFTWFLFLLFFNGWIVILAPFATARIIRVGLEPLPPLIIDEDSGYTVDLLKEIEKISDLQFHIVIMPYNRAKRMLRQGRVDLIGHIPYHSETEEFYSYARELDFKIDVKTDIYVVDKTILRNIMELKIGIPWGNEEFAAKLLHIPKRNFYPGSLESLLQMLVRGRIDAFWFERSATISTLHKLGIKNLYYMKFPENPAPAGLAVRKSRKGIFLQEKLDNLLEKIHVDRFLSGYSRFLAMPDTGIVH, translated from the coding sequence ATGTTTAAGAAACGAATAAGATATAGTGTACTGTTTACCTGGTTTCTTTTTTTATTGTTTTTCAACGGGTGGATAGTCATTCTGGCCCCTTTCGCCACTGCCAGAATTATTCGTGTCGGTCTGGAACCGTTGCCACCTCTTATAATTGATGAAGACTCGGGCTATACAGTTGATCTACTGAAAGAAATAGAAAAAATTTCTGATTTGCAATTCCATATTGTCATTATGCCCTATAATCGGGCGAAACGAATGCTCAGGCAGGGAAGAGTGGATCTTATTGGCCATATTCCCTATCATTCAGAAACTGAAGAATTTTACAGTTATGCACGGGAACTGGATTTTAAGATTGATGTGAAAACAGACATATATGTCGTTGATAAAACAATTTTACGTAATATCATGGAGCTGAAAATAGGGATTCCATGGGGAAATGAAGAATTTGCGGCAAAACTGCTACATATTCCAAAGCGTAATTTTTATCCGGGCAGTCTGGAAAGCCTTTTGCAGATGCTGGTTCGGGGAAGGATAGATGCCTTCTGGTTCGAACGGTCTGCAACCATATCAACATTACATAAACTGGGTATTAAAAATTTATACTATATGAAATTCCCGGAAAATCCGGCTCCGGCCGGTCTTGCGGTAAGAAAAAGTAGAAAGGGAATATTTTTGCAGGAGAAGTTGGATAATTTGCTGGAAAAAATACATGTCGATCGTTTTCTGTCCGGATACAGCCGATTCCTTGCCATGCCGGATACAGGTATTGTTCATTAG